The window gagttcctccaatgaaccctggtccaagctgcacttggtcgccctgctcctttccacactccatccgtgaagattttcttcaaaaattgttgtaccatgattttcttacaaaaaaaaaaataattaataattgtacccatgtataacgcgcaccccagattttaggacaataaattagttaaattttgcgcattatacatggaaaaaaaaaaggtacttgcttacgtcatcatagtcttagtttaatcatgcttccaaccatatattttctttgttaggcaaaatatttccctctgtccagaacgttcagtaatcgaaaactggcgtctagcattagtcaaaacataagatacaatcaagtactgaagaTTTTTAGacaactttggcagtgtccgtgatttagaaaatcatcaggcatgcattaaacagttccttaagggtcattaagctattcaggcgatatatcaaaaaacatttgttatttcaaagtgctcagaaatatatatcagatcataaagttataaaaacctttgtcattaccacctatcaaaaatgtctagtatgtcttctttattgatttggtgtgtaggtataattatatgcttaaaatatttcttttattgctttaatgaagaaggagtggagctctttacaagccccaggcttcgtctccctccttgcacagttattgatataataatatgtgctaaacaataaactaaactaaaactaaatatgtgaatatatacttgtctgctcatgtactttattcaatgaggtttgagcatatctgtttttgtagctaggcaggactttttgtattttgaccccattccttcactatAAGTTGGTGACATAAACAGAAATATCTGTGGTAAAATGCTAGTTTTCTGATTAATTAGGTAAAATTTCCCCTAGCACCCTTGACAGTCTCTCAGACACACTGGTTGGAACTGTTGTACAGTGCGTTTGTCGTGTTTTTCTCAAAGGAGATGTTTGTCCAACATTTGGCGCTATCGTCATTCAGCAACGGCCAAGGGAGGGAAAGCAAGAGTTTGTCCTACAGTGACCTCGCCAATGCCGCAGAGGAGATAGAAACTTTCCAGTTTCTAACAGGTGACACTCCCGGCTCACATGAAGCCTCTCAAAAGAattgttcaaagttcaaagttcaatcTCTTGTAGCAAGATCTATGTTCTCCCCTCTGCAGATATCCTCCCTAAGAAGATCTTGGCTGGTGACTACCTCAAGTCTTTGGAGCAAGTgcgagaagaggaagaagaatcaGCTGACTTGTAAAACGAAATGGGCGTCATGTTTGGGGCAGATGTGATTGCTGAACTTTTAACCCCCCAAAACAGTGATAGGAGTCATGTTGACTTGGCGATGGTGCCTTCAAAGGCGATTCCGTATCATGTGAATTTAGTACATGGATGCTCACAGGAAGCTAGCGCTGGACACTGATCATCTGGTATGAAATGTATGCAGTTGGGAAATTCAATAACTATCATGGCTGTGACCTTCCAAACTGTAACGGACACTGCATTGCGGCATGATCTTAAAAGCAAACATAGCAGGCCTGTCgtgttgcatttaaaaaaaaaaagaaaatcgtgTCACGCGAGAGCTGAAATACTTGACATTTGTTGTTTAAGACTATTTTTCCACATGTAGTAAGTGAACA of the Syngnathus typhle isolate RoL2023-S1 ecotype Sweden linkage group LG20, RoL_Styp_1.0, whole genome shotgun sequence genome contains:
- the chrac1 gene encoding chromatin accessibility complex protein 1; translated protein: MSQINPDKDDQVLGSKRGLSLPISRVRLIMKSSPEVSSINQEALFLTTKATEMFVQHLALSSFSNGQGRESKSLSYSDLANAAEEIETFQFLTDILPKKILAGDYLKSLEQVREEEEESADL